In Pseudobacter ginsenosidimutans, the following are encoded in one genomic region:
- a CDS encoding RelA/SpoT family protein: MATTAAIPKYNLNDDQEKKLILREYRALLRALKPKLKPGDKELLRHAFEMAADAHKTMRRKSGEPYILHPLAVARICVEEIGLGVRSTICALLHDTVEDTDITLEDIEREFGSEIARIVDGLTKISTVIDVNASQQAENFKKILLTLTDDPRVILIKLSDRLHNMRTLDSMKREKQLKIASETVYVYAPLAHRMGLYTIKTEMEDLSMKYLEPEAYREIARKLAETKRERSRYINEFIKPIKEKLDLTNFEFEIYGRPKSIHSIWNKMKKKAVEFEEVYDLFAIRVILNVPQEKEKEACWKVYSFITDEYTPAPERLRDWLSNPKSNGYEALHTTVMGPQGKWVEVQIRTKRMNEIAEKGLAAHWKYKEGATDESRFDKWFQQIREVLNDKDNDSIDFLQDFKTSFLAEEIYVYTPKGDVKMLPVNSTALDFAFAIHSMVGSQCIGAKVNHKLVPISHKLRSGDQVEIITSAKQKPNDDWLKIVVTAKARSKVKDALKEEKRKVADEGKYTLQRKLEHMGAAFNQHNADVLTAFYKLASPLDLYYQISIKAIDLKELADFQVLGDKLEPPKPKPVEHKQETSTAPAKHSKETELIIFGESSDKIVYTLANCCKPIPGDDVFGFVTTGKGLTIHRTNCPNATKLLSNYGHRIVKTKWAKNKEISFLTGLKIVGLDDVGVIHKITNLISGEMKINIAAMTIEAKDGLFHGNVRVFVHDKEELEELVDRLKKLPGIETVDRYDTEA; this comes from the coding sequence ATGGCAACCACAGCAGCGATACCGAAGTATAACCTCAATGACGACCAGGAAAAGAAGCTGATCCTGCGTGAATACCGTGCCTTGCTCAGAGCCCTCAAGCCCAAACTCAAGCCCGGCGATAAAGAACTATTACGTCACGCTTTTGAAATGGCCGCCGATGCGCACAAGACCATGCGTCGCAAAAGCGGAGAGCCCTATATCCTCCACCCGCTGGCTGTAGCCCGCATCTGCGTGGAAGAGATCGGCCTCGGCGTTCGCTCTACCATCTGCGCGCTCCTGCACGACACCGTTGAAGATACAGACATCACCCTCGAAGATATAGAACGCGAATTCGGCAGCGAGATCGCCCGCATCGTTGACGGGCTCACCAAGATCTCCACTGTTATCGATGTAAATGCATCGCAACAGGCAGAGAACTTCAAGAAGATCCTGCTCACCCTCACCGATGATCCCCGGGTGATTCTCATCAAGCTCTCCGACCGTCTGCACAATATGCGCACGCTCGATAGCATGAAACGCGAGAAGCAACTCAAGATCGCTTCCGAAACCGTTTACGTGTACGCACCACTCGCACACCGGATGGGACTCTACACCATCAAAACAGAAATGGAAGACCTGAGCATGAAATACCTGGAGCCCGAAGCTTACAGGGAAATTGCCAGGAAGCTCGCCGAAACAAAAAGAGAACGCAGCAGATATATCAACGAATTCATCAAGCCGATCAAGGAAAAACTCGATCTCACCAATTTTGAATTCGAGATCTACGGCCGTCCCAAAAGCATCCACTCCATTTGGAACAAGATGAAGAAGAAAGCCGTTGAGTTTGAAGAAGTGTATGATCTCTTCGCCATTCGTGTGATCCTCAACGTTCCCCAGGAAAAAGAAAAAGAAGCCTGCTGGAAAGTGTATTCCTTCATTACCGATGAATACACACCGGCGCCTGAAAGACTCAGGGACTGGCTCTCCAATCCCAAATCCAACGGATACGAAGCCCTGCATACCACTGTGATGGGCCCGCAGGGAAAATGGGTGGAAGTGCAGATCCGCACCAAGCGCATGAACGAGATCGCGGAGAAAGGCCTTGCCGCCCACTGGAAATACAAGGAAGGAGCAACCGATGAAAGCCGCTTCGATAAATGGTTCCAGCAGATCCGCGAAGTTCTCAACGATAAAGACAACGATAGTATCGACTTCCTCCAGGATTTCAAAACCAGTTTCCTGGCAGAAGAAATATATGTATACACTCCAAAAGGGGATGTGAAAATGTTACCCGTTAACTCCACCGCACTGGATTTCGCTTTCGCGATTCACAGTATGGTGGGATCACAGTGTATCGGCGCCAAGGTGAACCACAAGCTTGTGCCCATTAGTCACAAGCTGCGCAGTGGTGACCAGGTGGAGATCATCACTTCCGCCAAACAAAAACCAAATGACGACTGGCTGAAAATTGTAGTTACTGCAAAAGCCAGGAGCAAGGTCAAGGATGCACTGAAAGAAGAAAAAAGAAAAGTGGCCGATGAAGGCAAATACACCCTTCAGCGGAAACTCGAACATATGGGCGCGGCATTCAATCAGCACAATGCCGATGTGCTCACTGCGTTCTATAAACTTGCATCGCCGCTGGATCTCTACTACCAGATCTCTATCAAAGCCATCGATCTGAAAGAGCTGGCAGACTTCCAGGTATTGGGAGATAAGCTGGAACCCCCCAAGCCCAAACCGGTGGAGCATAAACAGGAGACCAGCACAGCGCCGGCGAAGCACAGCAAGGAAACAGAACTGATCATATTCGGAGAAAGCAGCGATAAGATCGTATACACGCTCGCCAATTGCTGCAAGCCCATTCCTGGTGACGATGTATTCGGTTTTGTAACTACTGGTAAAGGTCTTACCATCCACCGCACCAATTGTCCGAATGCCACCAAGCTGCTCAGCAACTATGGCCATCGTATCGTAAAAACAAAATGGGCCAAGAACAAAGAGATCTCCTTCCTCACCGGTCTCAAGATCGTGGGACTGGATGATGTGGGCGTGATCCATAAGATCACTAACCTCATCTCCGGTGAAATGAAGATCAATATCGCTGCCATGACCATCGAAGCAAAGGATGGTCTCTTTCATGGAAACGTGAGAGTATTTGTTCACGACAAGGAAGAACTGGAAGAACTGGTAGACAGGCTCAAAAAATTACCAGGTATCGAAACAGTGGACAGGTACGATACCGAAGCTTGA
- a CDS encoding MutS-related protein — MSSIQFNTDKQTVDELNLLGKFRQGSVYHLFNQVKTRGAEQLLDQMFRQPLTDEAAINKRSSKFSFFQQSGLSFPFDVQQINTMREYLDAGTGRSYFAIVSSMIMQKLLSKLTRDERYKKSVQGVQATIVTLNRFYGMLEILQKLSSPLANRVDQLLQVLSDKQLERLRNTDIYADLPVHTLAQYDHLLKTRFQSAMDQLLQFIYELDLYMAVSSVAAKKGFTYAKAVAPGKNTLKVTNLFHPCIDKAIGNDIMMTQSTNVIFLTGANMAGKSTLMKSIGIGMYLAHMGFPVAAAAFEFSVREGMYSSINVADNIGLGYSHFYAEVVRVKQAAEAAASGRRLLLMFDELFKGTNVKDAYDGTLAVTEAFAEYNDCLFIVSTHIIEVGEALKGTSNILFRFMPTIMDGMKPKYTYKVEEGITEDRQGMMIIRNEGILEMLA; from the coding sequence ATGAGCAGTATACAATTCAATACAGATAAGCAGACAGTAGATGAGCTTAACCTGCTGGGTAAGTTCAGGCAGGGATCAGTGTATCATTTATTCAACCAGGTAAAAACGAGGGGTGCTGAACAATTGCTGGATCAGATGTTTCGTCAACCGCTAACTGATGAAGCAGCCATCAATAAACGAAGTAGTAAATTCAGTTTTTTTCAGCAGTCGGGTTTGAGTTTTCCATTTGATGTACAGCAGATCAATACGATGCGTGAGTACCTGGATGCAGGAACAGGCAGGAGCTATTTTGCTATTGTCAGCAGTATGATCATGCAGAAATTACTCAGCAAGCTCACCCGTGACGAACGTTATAAGAAATCAGTACAGGGAGTGCAGGCTACTATTGTTACTCTTAACCGTTTTTACGGTATGCTGGAAATATTACAGAAACTCAGCAGTCCGCTGGCAAATCGCGTGGATCAACTTTTGCAGGTATTGTCCGACAAACAATTGGAGAGACTGCGGAACACGGATATCTATGCCGACCTGCCGGTGCATACACTGGCGCAGTATGATCATTTATTGAAAACCCGCTTCCAGTCGGCCATGGATCAGTTGTTGCAATTTATCTATGAACTGGACCTGTACATGGCCGTTAGTAGCGTGGCTGCAAAGAAAGGGTTTACATATGCAAAGGCTGTGGCGCCTGGAAAAAATACGCTAAAGGTGACTAACCTGTTTCATCCCTGTATCGACAAGGCGATAGGGAATGATATCATGATGACCCAATCCACAAATGTAATCTTCCTTACCGGCGCCAATATGGCTGGAAAGAGTACGCTCATGAAATCTATCGGCATAGGAATGTATCTGGCGCATATGGGCTTTCCCGTTGCAGCAGCAGCCTTTGAATTTTCAGTGCGTGAGGGAATGTACTCATCTATCAATGTGGCTGATAATATCGGCCTTGGGTACAGTCATTTTTACGCTGAAGTGGTAAGAGTAAAACAAGCTGCTGAAGCAGCAGCCAGTGGCAGACGCTTATTGCTGATGTTTGATGAGCTGTTCAAAGGAACGAATGTAAAAGATGCCTATGATGGTACACTGGCAGTTACTGAAGCATTTGCTGAATACAATGATTGTTTGTTCATTGTTTCTACACATATCATAGAAGTGGGAGAGGCGTTAAAAGGAACATCCAATATATTGTTCCGGTTTATGCCAACGATCATGGACGGGATGAAACCAAAGTATACCTACAAGGTAGAAGAAGGAATTACGGAAGACCGTCAGGGTATGATGATCATCAGGAATGAAGGAATATTGGAGATGCTGGCTTGA
- a CDS encoding RNA polymerase sigma factor: MGTNPEYYSHSIHSKDYPHMDIPVNGIDFQFNAIVESWTGHLQYVSSQITKNKQAAEDIVQEAYLLLWQRRRKIIPENPVGWLVKVVTNLSLLHLRDKHIRTRIHRNLSESLASSYSEVEEQVLNKEQIRIISRVIDQLPCQQKIVFQLSKENGLSRSQIASFLQLSPNTVKVHLSRARQFVRDNLSGISVYTMLFVFFNIFFIKSNTNSGLMHLFNEADKNNTRITKKNEMSKLSSPVLLSHVFLLFPNQSMK; encoded by the coding sequence ATGGGCACTAACCCTGAATACTATTCGCATTCCATTCATTCAAAGGATTATCCTCATATGGATATTCCAGTGAATGGAATCGACTTTCAATTCAATGCTATTGTTGAGAGCTGGACCGGACATCTTCAGTATGTATCCTCACAGATAACTAAGAATAAGCAAGCCGCGGAAGATATTGTACAGGAGGCGTACTTGTTGCTTTGGCAACGAAGGAGAAAAATAATTCCTGAGAATCCGGTTGGATGGCTTGTTAAAGTAGTTACCAATCTGTCACTGCTACATTTACGAGATAAGCATATTCGTACGCGCATACATAGAAATTTGAGCGAATCATTAGCAAGTTCTTATTCGGAAGTTGAAGAACAGGTGTTGAACAAGGAACAAATCCGTATTATTTCCAGAGTCATCGACCAACTGCCTTGCCAGCAAAAAATAGTATTTCAACTTAGTAAAGAGAATGGTTTGAGTCGTTCTCAGATCGCCAGTTTCCTACAGCTCTCCCCCAATACAGTCAAAGTACATTTATCCCGTGCCAGGCAATTTGTTAGGGATAATCTTAGTGGCATTTCGGTTTATACAATGCTCTTCGTTTTTTTTAATATTTTTTTTATTAAGAGTAATACAAATTCCGGATTGATGCATTTGTTTAATGAAGCAGACAAAAACAATACCCGGATTACTAAGAAAAATGAAATGAGTAAATTATCAAGCCCCGTGCTTTTGTCACATGTTTTTCTGCTGTTCCCAAATCAATCAATGAAATAA
- a CDS encoding RagB/SusD family nutrient uptake outer membrane protein, with translation MHSPLNKICILLFSACSLTFISCKKFLSAYSQNSSFVESAADLDEVLVGDGYFTIHTTPITPALYTMDDDLKDGVPGGNYKLTTYRGFHNWQSEPRRNSDGVLLSTDDLFNKLYSKLARLNSVLSSIPALREKGEPEGQLKRIAGEAHFLRAYYYFILTNLFGKPYRATTAADDFSVPLKTEAAITSQFAVRSSNQRVFNQIVADLQEAVKNLAGVEQKSALRANQSVAQALLSRVYLFMENYEQANYYADQVIANKKYSVTDLNSWQAGKNVFTSYSSEVIFNMGGNSLYNEMALGAEVPDQPYYLPSDELVLLYSAEDLRTNAFFVKSGSGQWKIAKMRDPFGPDHDMASDFYLIRLSEVYLNKAEALAAMDRFGEARTTLQAFRKYRFKPNELPSLTDEGAALMSFIRDERRRELCLEAHRWFDLRRYAVNSKYPFNKKIRHRNIEYTGTGYQENGYYELGTYQDDPGAYIVPIANDEIDFNQGAITNEPRPVRPVKY, from the coding sequence ATGCATTCACCTCTCAATAAAATATGTATTCTTCTTTTCAGTGCCTGCTCACTGACTTTTATTTCCTGCAAAAAATTTCTGTCTGCCTATTCTCAGAACAGCAGCTTTGTAGAATCAGCGGCAGACCTGGATGAAGTACTGGTTGGAGATGGTTACTTCACCATACACACTACTCCCATTACTCCTGCACTGTACACGATGGATGACGATCTAAAGGATGGTGTTCCGGGTGGTAATTATAAACTCACTACTTATAGGGGATTTCATAATTGGCAGTCAGAGCCCAGACGGAATTCAGATGGGGTACTGTTAAGTACAGACGACCTGTTCAACAAGCTATATAGTAAGCTGGCACGTTTAAATTCAGTACTATCATCAATTCCGGCTTTAAGGGAAAAAGGTGAACCTGAGGGACAGCTTAAAAGGATCGCAGGGGAAGCACATTTTCTCAGGGCCTATTATTATTTTATACTTACCAATCTTTTTGGAAAACCGTATAGAGCTACAACAGCTGCTGATGATTTCAGTGTTCCTTTGAAAACAGAAGCTGCTATCACCTCCCAATTCGCCGTGCGAAGCTCCAATCAAAGGGTGTTCAACCAGATCGTTGCCGACCTTCAGGAAGCTGTTAAAAACCTGGCTGGCGTAGAACAGAAGTCGGCCCTGCGCGCCAATCAATCTGTAGCGCAAGCACTCCTGAGCAGGGTGTACCTGTTTATGGAAAATTATGAGCAGGCAAATTATTATGCTGATCAGGTAATCGCCAATAAAAAGTATAGTGTTACGGATTTAAATTCCTGGCAGGCAGGAAAGAATGTTTTTACGAGTTATTCATCGGAAGTGATATTCAACATGGGAGGAAATAGTTTGTATAATGAAATGGCATTAGGAGCGGAAGTGCCCGATCAGCCTTACTATCTTCCTTCTGACGAACTGGTATTACTGTATAGCGCCGAAGACTTGCGCACCAATGCTTTTTTCGTGAAAAGTGGAAGTGGACAATGGAAAATCGCGAAAATGCGTGATCCTTTTGGTCCTGATCATGACATGGCATCCGATTTTTACCTGATCCGTCTTTCGGAAGTTTATTTGAACAAAGCTGAGGCGCTTGCTGCTATGGATCGATTTGGTGAAGCCAGAACTACATTGCAGGCATTTAGAAAATACAGGTTCAAACCCAATGAACTGCCTTCGCTTACTGATGAAGGCGCCGCACTGATGAGTTTTATCCGTGACGAACGTCGCAGGGAGCTTTGCCTGGAAGCGCATCGCTGGTTTGATCTGCGCCGTTATGCTGTGAATAGTAAATATCCTTTCAACAAAAAAATCCGGCATAGAAATATTGAATATACCGGAACCGGATACCAGGAAAACGGATATTATGAATTGGGCACCTACCAGGATGATCCCGGAGCTTATATTGTACCCATCGCCAATGATGAAATCGATTTCAATCAGGGCGCCATTACCAATGAGCCGCGACCCGTACGTCCGGTTAAGTATTAA
- a CDS encoding MutS-related protein — MYLLTDEQTIEDLRIFARRDSQGLFDLYNHSHTRGAENVLKEMFTRPLSDQEEINRRSCIIKAFSSIDLRFPFEPALFDMAEKYLLAADEQKKQGSQQAVLGEKEIAGGVSSLIQLIHQVKAFVESREVAGIQWYSPERDAIISLLIDTAFEPVLREQQHTRLSYAAITAYDLLFRQRERHKIEQLLRQIYQLDVYLSVAKVARDRNFVFPTALAKGSSTLILKGVYHPELSKPVSNDFSMNADRNVVFLTGANMAGKSTFLRAVSTAVYVAHIGFPVAATEMEFSVLDGIYTTINLPDNLGIGASHFYAEVLRVKKVAAELEANKSLFIIFDEMFRGTNVKDAHEGTVEITVAFAKKKNSMFIISSHIVEAGERLKQEPGIGFQYLPTIMKGRMPEYTYTLEDGITADRHGMIIIRNEGILDILKNGKKRAGEFDRAQSLAATV, encoded by the coding sequence ATGTACCTGTTAACCGATGAACAAACGATAGAGGATCTGCGCATCTTCGCCAGACGCGATAGTCAGGGCTTGTTTGATTTGTATAATCATTCACATACCCGTGGCGCAGAAAATGTTTTGAAAGAAATGTTTACGAGACCGCTGTCTGATCAGGAGGAGATCAATCGTCGCAGCTGCATCATCAAGGCATTTTCGTCTATAGATCTGCGTTTTCCTTTTGAACCGGCATTGTTCGATATGGCGGAGAAATATTTATTGGCAGCCGATGAACAAAAGAAACAAGGCAGCCAGCAGGCTGTACTCGGAGAAAAGGAAATTGCCGGAGGCGTATCTTCCCTGATCCAACTGATCCACCAGGTCAAAGCATTTGTGGAATCCAGGGAAGTAGCGGGTATTCAATGGTATTCACCAGAGCGGGATGCCATCATCTCCCTGCTCATCGATACTGCTTTTGAACCAGTGCTGCGCGAGCAGCAACATACCAGGCTTTCCTATGCAGCTATCACAGCCTATGACCTGTTGTTCCGTCAGCGAGAGCGCCATAAGATTGAACAGTTACTGCGTCAGATCTATCAATTGGATGTGTACCTCTCAGTGGCTAAAGTTGCACGCGACAGAAACTTCGTATTCCCGACAGCGTTAGCAAAGGGCAGTAGTACTTTAATATTGAAAGGAGTATATCATCCTGAATTGTCGAAGCCGGTGAGCAATGATTTTTCCATGAATGCAGATCGGAATGTAGTGTTTCTGACCGGGGCGAATATGGCGGGGAAATCCACCTTCCTGCGCGCCGTGAGTACAGCCGTGTATGTAGCGCATATCGGATTTCCCGTAGCGGCAACGGAGATGGAGTTCTCTGTACTCGATGGGATCTATACCACTATCAACCTTCCCGATAACCTGGGAATCGGCGCCAGCCATTTCTATGCTGAAGTGTTGCGGGTGAAAAAAGTAGCCGCAGAATTAGAGGCGAACAAATCGCTGTTCATCATTTTTGATGAAATGTTCCGCGGCACCAATGTGAAGGATGCGCATGAAGGTACGGTTGAGATCACTGTGGCATTTGCGAAGAAAAAGAACAGTATGTTCATCATCTCTTCCCATATTGTGGAAGCAGGAGAACGATTGAAGCAGGAGCCTGGTATCGGTTTTCAATACCTGCCCACTATCATGAAAGGCAGGATGCCTGAATACACATACACGCTGGAGGATGGCATCACGGCAGACCGGCATGGCATGATCATCATCCGTAATGAAGGCATTCTCGATATTCTGAAGAATGGGAAAAAACGCGCTGGAGAATTTGACAGGGCTCAGTCTCTGGCAGCAACCGTCTAA
- a CDS encoding ABC transporter ATP-binding protein: MILKTENLSHRYGASWAIRDINIEIAEHGIIGLLGSNGAGKSTTMNIICGVLNQTEGKVSINGADIRKEPELAKQHIGFLPQTPPVYLDLTVDEYLTYTAELRLIPGNRIKEAVAEAKERTGIAHFSKRLIKNLSGGYRQRVGISQAIIHKPKLVVMDEPTNGLDPNQLIEARKLIREIAQDRTVLLSSHILSEIHLLCKEVIMIESGRIIFSDSMDAFNNYMQPQSVLVSFVNPPSVNELKQIDGVNQVEYITEKQARLFFDGAEDLTERIIAAGMQQNWRIREVGLEKGMLDDIFKQLSTQSNKNI, from the coding sequence ATGATTTTAAAAACAGAGAATCTCTCTCATCGATATGGTGCCAGCTGGGCTATCCGGGATATCAATATAGAGATTGCAGAGCATGGGATCATTGGTTTGCTTGGCTCCAATGGAGCTGGTAAATCAACTACGATGAATATCATTTGTGGAGTTCTCAACCAAACCGAAGGCAAGGTTAGCATCAATGGTGCTGACATCCGGAAAGAACCGGAGCTGGCTAAACAGCATATAGGATTTCTGCCGCAGACGCCACCTGTATACCTCGATCTTACCGTTGATGAATACCTGACCTACACGGCCGAACTACGTTTAATTCCTGGGAACAGGATCAAAGAGGCAGTAGCTGAGGCTAAAGAAAGGACTGGTATAGCGCACTTCAGTAAGCGCCTGATCAAAAACCTGTCTGGTGGTTATCGCCAGCGTGTAGGCATTTCTCAAGCCATCATTCATAAACCTAAATTGGTAGTAATGGATGAACCTACCAACGGACTAGACCCCAATCAGTTGATCGAAGCAAGGAAACTGATCCGGGAAATTGCACAGGATAGAACCGTATTGCTATCATCCCATATCCTGTCTGAAATTCATCTTTTATGTAAGGAAGTGATCATGATAGAATCGGGCAGGATCATATTCTCAGATTCAATGGATGCTTTCAATAACTATATGCAGCCGCAATCTGTATTGGTCAGTTTTGTGAATCCACCTTCTGTAAATGAATTGAAACAGATTGATGGTGTGAATCAGGTTGAATACATCACAGAGAAGCAGGCCCGTCTGTTCTTCGACGGTGCAGAAGATCTTACTGAAAGGATTATTGCAGCAGGCATGCAGCAAAACTGGCGCATTCGTGAGGTTGGTCTGGAGAAAGGTATGCTCGATGATATTTTCAAACAGTTATCCACCCAATCCAATAAAAACATATAA
- a CDS encoding Gldg family protein gives MKLILKIARTEIRNLFFSPVAWFLALIFMVICAIYYGETIAMMANYQDSLQKTNPNFKGFPFAITGGLFMNVSENGFIGNIFSNLYLFIPLLTMGLINREFNSGTVKLLYSSPVQLNQIVWGKYLAIMAYNMFLLTIMLMFMIVGAFSIKDIDYGHLLAGLLAFYLVVCAYTAIGMFMSSITNYQIVSAIATFILLYALQRIGGLWQNYDFVRDLTYFMSISGRAERMVAGLVTTRDVMYYVLIAYMFVAFSYLSLRHGRELVSKSVKVARYLFVFITVMVVGYLSSRPGYIGYWDATRIKINTINEVTQDIIRNMQEEPLEVTLYTNLFDPGMGFHNTKPANRNKYIWGFWDPYMRFKPNMDFKYVLYYDVKDGDSAVYRQMPNMTLDSIAKEYAKMYEVNLNRFLPPAAIRKQIDLNAENMRAVMKLTYKGKSIYLRTYEDAKYWPDEDHVAAALKRLATDSIPKVYASVGNLERSIHKKGEREYNLFTIEKLSRSALINNGFEIDTINLNEKDVPADANVLLLADPKTELNQAVRSRVQQYMDKGGNMLISGEPGKQHVLNPLIRSTGTSLMPGTLVQISKDETPDKVMPYMTYDYTWLITPFSTRMQQIRKSIGKGDSLYSLNPGAAGVSYADSGFRMHRMWVTAPERKVWAKAGQLVTDSTAPVFTASEGDYRLDSFNVAVALERKVGDKSQRIVLTGDADYLSAVRHFLHFSGEDYLKWMVHESYPISFDMKDVKDNLLTITLTAARTQKLVLVWILPAALLILGSLILLRRKRQ, from the coding sequence ATGAAATTGATTCTTAAAATAGCACGTACGGAAATCAGGAACCTTTTCTTTTCTCCGGTAGCCTGGTTTCTTGCCCTCATCTTTATGGTGATATGTGCAATTTATTATGGTGAGACGATTGCCATGATGGCCAATTACCAGGACTCGCTACAGAAAACAAATCCCAATTTCAAGGGGTTTCCTTTTGCCATAACAGGAGGATTGTTTATGAATGTGTCGGAGAATGGATTTATCGGGAATATTTTCTCCAATCTATACCTCTTCATTCCTTTGCTTACCATGGGACTGATCAACCGGGAGTTCAATAGTGGAACGGTAAAGCTATTGTACTCTTCACCTGTGCAACTTAATCAGATTGTGTGGGGGAAATACCTGGCAATCATGGCCTACAATATGTTCTTGCTTACTATCATGCTGATGTTTATGATAGTAGGTGCTTTCAGTATTAAGGACATCGATTATGGACATTTATTGGCCGGGCTGCTGGCATTCTACCTGGTAGTATGTGCGTATACTGCTATTGGCATGTTCATGAGTAGTATCACCAACTACCAGATAGTATCAGCCATCGCTACATTCATACTTTTGTATGCCTTACAAAGAATTGGTGGCCTCTGGCAGAACTATGATTTCGTTCGTGATCTGACCTATTTTATGTCGATCAGTGGCAGAGCGGAAAGAATGGTTGCGGGTTTGGTTACTACACGTGACGTGATGTATTATGTTTTGATCGCTTACATGTTTGTTGCTTTTAGTTATCTCAGTTTGAGGCATGGAAGAGAACTCGTATCAAAATCTGTAAAAGTAGCGAGGTATCTGTTTGTATTTATCACTGTGATGGTGGTAGGCTACCTCAGCTCCAGGCCTGGATATATAGGATATTGGGATGCTACAAGAATTAAAATAAACACGATTAACGAGGTTACGCAGGATATCATCAGGAATATGCAGGAAGAGCCACTCGAGGTAACCCTGTATACCAACCTGTTTGACCCTGGTATGGGTTTTCATAATACAAAGCCGGCTAACCGGAATAAATATATCTGGGGATTCTGGGATCCATACATGCGGTTCAAGCCGAACATGGATTTTAAGTATGTGTTGTATTATGATGTAAAGGATGGAGATAGCGCTGTGTATAGGCAGATGCCCAATATGACACTCGATTCTATTGCTAAGGAATATGCTAAAATGTATGAAGTTAATCTAAACAGATTCCTTCCTCCGGCAGCAATCAGGAAGCAAATCGATTTGAATGCGGAGAATATGCGGGCAGTAATGAAACTTACCTATAAAGGGAAGAGCATTTACCTGAGGACGTATGAAGATGCGAAGTACTGGCCTGACGAGGATCATGTAGCTGCAGCATTGAAAAGGTTGGCTACCGATTCCATTCCTAAAGTGTATGCTTCTGTTGGTAATCTTGAGCGCTCTATCCACAAAAAAGGAGAACGGGAATATAATTTGTTCACTATTGAAAAACTAAGCCGCTCGGCACTGATCAATAATGGCTTTGAAATAGACACCATCAACCTGAACGAAAAGGATGTTCCTGCGGATGCCAACGTGTTGTTACTGGCGGATCCAAAAACAGAACTGAACCAGGCTGTACGGAGTCGTGTGCAGCAATACATGGACAAAGGTGGCAATATGCTGATCAGTGGAGAGCCTGGTAAGCAACATGTTTTAAACCCATTGATCCGGTCTACCGGAACAAGCCTGATGCCAGGCACGCTTGTTCAGATCTCTAAAGATGAAACGCCGGACAAAGTGATGCCCTATATGACTTATGATTATACCTGGCTGATAACTCCTTTTTCAACCAGGATGCAGCAAATCAGGAAAAGTATTGGAAAGGGAGATTCTCTCTATTCACTTAACCCCGGAGCTGCGGGTGTAAGTTATGCAGACAGCGGCTTCAGGATGCACAGGATGTGGGTAACTGCTCCTGAAAGAAAAGTATGGGCAAAAGCAGGTCAGCTTGTAACAGACTCTACAGCGCCCGTATTTACAGCCAGTGAAGGGGATTACCGGCTTGATTCATTCAATGTTGCAGTTGCCCTGGAGAGAAAAGTGGGTGATAAGTCTCAAAGAATTGTACTGACAGGCGATGCGGATTATTTGTCTGCTGTGAGGCACTTCCTACACTTCTCCGGTGAAGATTATTTGAAATGGATGGTACATGAAAGCTATCCTATTTCATTTGATATGAAAGATGTTAAAGATAATCTGCTTACAATCACGCTGACTGCTGCTAGAACCCAAAAGCTGGTATTGGTCTGGATATTGCCAGCGGCGCTATTGATACTGGGCTCACTTATTCTACTCAGACGTAAACGACAATAA